The Flaviramulus sp. BrNp1-15 genome includes the window AAAAGTTTTTAGACTTAATAAAATAAATACTAATGTGACAAATATCTTTTTCAATAGAGGCAAAACTTTATGAGATTTCTGAATCATTTCTTTTTAGAAATGACAAAAAACTCTTTATTAAGCGAAAGATACTTAAAAAATAATCTTGCTTGAAATGGTTTAAGGAAATATTAAGTATTAAAATTTTCCGAAAAAAGATGTAATATCAAAATAGTATATTAATTCTTTTTTATCAGAGGTTAATTGAATATGAATTATATCGTAACTTTTTTTACCTTGGTGTTGTAAAGATTGCTGAACTAATCTCCAATCCAATCCTCTTCTTCCATGTAATTTCCCAATGTAATTATATTCTGCTGGTATACCTTCCATACTGTTTTTAGCTTTGATTATCACAGCATCTTCAATAGATAGTCCAGAACCTCCAGTAAATGAAACTCCTTGTGTTTCTTTTTTAGATGTTTCAATAGGTTTAACTACAGACTTTGTATTACCACAAGAAAGGATCAAAAATAAAACAGAAATCAAAATACTATTTTTCAAAGTCTTCATAAGAATAATTTTTAGAAAGGTACATCATTATCATCATCGTCATTAAACGAACTTCCAAAAGCTTCATCTGGACTTGCTTTAAAATTGTCTGCTTTAAAAGTATCATCGTTTGCAGCAGCATTCATTTTAGAATGGAACTCGAAAGGTGAATCAAAATCATCTAAATTATCGAACTTACCTAAATGCCCAATAAATTTTAAACGTATATTCTCTAAACCACCATTACGGTGTTTTGCCACGATAAATTCAGCTTGACCTTCTGTTGGAGATCGTTCTTCATCATCCCATTCATCAATCTTATAATATTCAGGCCTGTAAATAAAGCTTACAATATCGGCATCTTGTTCAATTGCTCCAGATTCACGTAAATCTGATAGTAAAGGACGCTTACTACCGCCACGTGTTTCAACAGCACGAGATAACTGAGATAAAGCAATTACTGGCACATTTAACTCCTTAGCTAATGCTTTTAAGTTTCTGGAAATCATAGAAATTTCCTGCTCACGGTTACCACTATGACTACTTCCACCTGTCATTAATTGCAAGTAATCAATCATAATTAACTTTATACCGTGTTGTGATGATAAACGACGTGCTTTAGCACGCAAATCGAAAATAGATAATGACGGCGTATCATCAATAAACAAAGGTGCCTTTTCTAAACCTTTTACTTTTACATTAAGTTGTTCCCACTCGTGTTTTTCTAATTTACCTGTTCTTAATTTTTCTGAAGACAACCCAGTTTCACTAGAAATTAAACGAGTAATTAGTTGTACAGATGCCATCTCTAAAGAGAAAAAAGCTACCGGAATATTCTGGTCTACAGCAATATTTCTAGCCATAGATAAGGTTAGAGCCGTTTTACCCATACCAGGACGCGCTGCTACAATAATTAAATCGGATGGTTGCCAACCTGAAGTTAATTTGTCAAGTTTGTTAAATCCTGTTGGAATACCACTTAAACCTTCTTTATTTGAAATTTCTTCAATTTTCTTTTTAGCCTGAATTACTAAATCTTGTGCTGTTTCGCTAGATTTTTTAATGTTGCCTTGGGTAACTTCGTATAGTTTAGATTCTGCTTTATCTAATAAATCGAAAACATCTTTAGTTTCATCATAAGAATCTTCAATGATTTCACTTGAGATTTTAATTAAACTACGTTGAATAAATTTCTGTAAAATAATACGTGCATGAAACTCAATATGT containing:
- the dnaB gene encoding replicative DNA helicase, with amino-acid sequence MKQPNQLQGFKVDKSTLISLEKGKIPPQALDLEEVVLGAMMIDKKGVDEVIDILSADAFYKEAHQHIFEAIFQLFENSEPVDLLTVSTQLKKNSKLELCGGDFYLISLTQKVSSSAHIEFHARIILQKFIQRSLIKISSEIIEDSYDETKDVFDLLDKAESKLYEVTQGNIKKSSETAQDLVIQAKKKIEEISNKEGLSGIPTGFNKLDKLTSGWQPSDLIIVAARPGMGKTALTLSMARNIAVDQNIPVAFFSLEMASVQLITRLISSETGLSSEKLRTGKLEKHEWEQLNVKVKGLEKAPLFIDDTPSLSIFDLRAKARRLSSQHGIKLIMIDYLQLMTGGSSHSGNREQEISMISRNLKALAKELNVPVIALSQLSRAVETRGGSKRPLLSDLRESGAIEQDADIVSFIYRPEYYKIDEWDDEERSPTEGQAEFIVAKHRNGGLENIRLKFIGHLGKFDNLDDFDSPFEFHSKMNAAANDDTFKADNFKASPDEAFGSSFNDDDDNDVPF